A single Lolium perenne isolate Kyuss_39 chromosome 6, Kyuss_2.0, whole genome shotgun sequence DNA region contains:
- the LOC127334415 gene encoding uncharacterized protein, with amino-acid sequence MRGVGGPLLTVSDLLSDLAVDGGDDHLDGGGGDASVPSSPLAAQQVEEADPSHLQRLFEEDYDNLMKSLQENDPSWPSLMLKLCTALKTSDKLLGCANAKAQQLLEKVEALEQVLEKGDHTVGAILEGLQNAQLKGDSRTSKSNAPSK; translated from the exons ATGCGGGGAGTCGGAGGCCCGTTGCTCACCGTCAGCGATCTCCTCAgcgacctcgccgtcgacggaggcGACGACCacctcgacggcgggggcggagacGCATCTGTACCCTCATCCCCGTTGGCAGCGCAGCAGGTGGAGGAGGCCGACCCGTCCCACCTCCAACGGCTCTTCGAG GAAGACTATGACAATCTGATGAAGTCACTACAGGAGAATGACCCTTCATGGCCCTCCTTGATGCTGAAG TTGTGCACAGCGTTGAAGACCTCAGATAAGCTGCTGGGCTGCGCGAACGCGAAGGCGCAACAGCTGCTGGAGAAGGTGGAGGCGCTGGAGCAAGTGCTAGAGAAGGGAGATCACACGGTGGGAGCGATTTTAGAGGGTCTCCAGAACGCGCAACTTAAGGGTGATAGCAGGACTTCGAAATCAAATGCACCTAGCAAGTAG